In one window of Arachis ipaensis cultivar K30076 chromosome B06, Araip1.1, whole genome shotgun sequence DNA:
- the LOC107646490 gene encoding ATP-dependent DNA helicase PIF1-like, with amino-acid sequence MEYINADERVYLSSDSLCAEEGNMEYEMDAITTDVLNSINCSGLPSHQLKLKVGVPVMLLRNIDQSNGLCNGTRLQVRRLGNHVIECNILTGDKCGEIVLISRMNMVPNNKTLPFRFQRRQFPLIVSLAMTINKSQGYT; translated from the exons ATGGAATACATTAATGCTGATGAAAGAGTCTATCTTAGTTCGGACTCATTGTGTGCTGAAGAGGGCAACATGGAATATGAGATGGATGCTATCACAACTGATGTGTTGAATTCGATAAATTGCTCAGGCTTGCCTAGCCACCAGTTGAAACTCAAAGTTGGTGTACCTGTTATGCTATTGAGGAATATAGACCAAAGCAATGGACTTTGTAATGGTACTCGATTACAGGTTCGAAGATTAGGTAATCATGTCATTGAATGCAATATCTTGACAGGTGACAAGTGTGGCGAAATAGTTCTGATTTCACGGATGAATATGGTGCCTAACAATAAAACACTTCCATTCAGGTTCCAACGTAGACAGTTTCCTCTTATAGTCTCCCTTGCAATGACCATCAATAAATCTCAAG GTTACACCTAG